The genomic interval ttcaccatacacaaaaataaactcaaaatggatgaaagacctaaatgtgagacagaaaaccatcaaaaccctagagagaaaacaggcaacaacctatttgatctcagccacagcaactttttactcgacatgtctgaaggcaagggaaataaaagcaaaaatgaactattgggacctcatcaagataaaaagcttctgcactgtaaaggaaataataaaactaaaaggcaatcgacagaatgggagaagatatttgcaaggacatatcggataaagggttagtatgcaaaatctataaagaacttaccaaatgcaacaacatgaaaaacaaataatccagtgaagaaatgggcaaaagaaatgaatagacactttcccaaagaaggcatccagatggccaacagacacatgaaaagatactcaacatcactcataatcagggaaatacaaatcaaaaccacattgagataccacctcataccatcagcgtagctaaaatgaacaactcaggaaaagaggctgtggagaaacaggaaccctcttgcactgttggtgggaatggaaactggtgcagccattctggaaaacagtgtggaggttcctcaaaaaatgaaaaataaaattacgaCCCAACAacaacactactaggaatttatccaaaggatacgtaagtgctgattcacaggggcacttgtaccccaatgtttatagcagcactttaaacaatagccaaatcatggaaaaagtccaaatgtctatcaactgatgaatggataaagatgatgtggtttatatatacaatggaatactacttggcaatgtgaaagaatgaaatcctgccatttgcaacaatgtggacggaactggagggtattatgctaagtgaaataagtcagtcggagaaagatagatatcatatgttttcactcatatgtgtaacttgagaaacttaacagaagaccatgggggaagggaaggagaaaaaaaaaagtttcaaacagagagggaggcaaacccataagagactcttaaatacaaagaacaaactgagggttggtaagggcatgggagagaggggaaaatgggtgatgggcattgaggagggcacttgttaggatgagtactgggtgttgtatggaagtgatgaatcatgggaatctacccctgaaaccaagagcacagtgtatacactatatgttagctaacttgacaataaattatattaaaaaattaacacaaacaacaacaataaaagaatctcttatggtttgtttccctcttttcttttttcatttcctccctcctgtatattcatctgtttttttttctcaaattccacaatgaatgaaatcatatggtatttgtctagAAAGTTAAGTTTAAAAAGATAGATGCAAGCTGATAAATGTTAGCACCTCTACAGGTAGAGCAAGCAGACAGTTGTCGGATCTGAAGCACAGAGCACCAGCAGCGAAGCAGTCTTCAAAGAGTCAAACTTCTAGAGCTAAGTTTCGTTTAcaggaaatacacagaaaagagGAATAATTTCAATGACACCACAAGGAAGCAGGCAAACCCAGAATGTGGCATATTCTGCGGAACAACTGATTTTACAACCAGTGAGTGGCAGGGGGATGGAGGGAAACTGTCCCAGATTAAGATACTTAATTCATATGACAACCAAATGCGACATAGGGACCTCGTTTGGGTCTtgatgtaaataaatgtattgtAAAAGGGTATTTTTGAGATAACCAGGGGAATTTGATTATGAACTGGAGACTTAGGTGCTAAGACATCATTATTAATTTGGTGTCATGTGTGATAATGGTATTATAGTTATGCAGCAAAAAGTCCACTTTAAATACACATTGGAATCTGTAAGGGTGAAGTGATATGAGATCTggggtttgttttaaaatagaagttgGTAATTTTAAATCTGTGTGTTGGGAACTCATAGTTTCCTGTCTGCTTTTgtgtatgtaaaaaaaatgtatataaaacagtaaatagAAAATGCAAGTTATAACATCGGTATACAATTTGtctaagaaaggaaggaataacaatacatattttattttcttgtgtttgcATTGGGGGTATATACACAAGAGACTTAGGAGAATGGAAAACTACAGGTTGGTGGGGGAAATTGGTAGACTTGGAGGATGGGAACAAGGCTTCTTCATAAAGCTTTGATACTGCTTcaaattttagccatttggatgAATTATCTAAACAGtttgattttaagaaacaagaaagaaaagttaaataaacatgaaaatgctCAGAAACATTTCCCtgtacacaggaaaaaaaaaagaagaaggggattGGAGTAGATTTCTAGGTTCGCATTGCAGAATGTGATTGTGGTTAAGCACATCAGCAATAGGTAGGTAGAATGGGTTCCAATATCAGCTCTTCCCGCTAGCTTTGTGAGCTCAAGGTAAAATTGCTCAAACTTtgtgaggctcagtttccttacctcTATGTTGAGGGTAATCTACTGCGTAAGATTGTTCTAAAGATTGAGTGTGACAATGTTTGTAAAGTGCTCAGTGTAGTACCTGACCCACAGAAAGCACTCAAATACTGGTTATTATTGTAAGTAGTAACTTTAGCTCTCTAGTGGTTTAATCTTTGGTAGTTCTTTAGTGATTGGTAGATAATATCTCTTATGCAATTAGTGAGGAAATTAAATATGGTGGGAACAGATGGTAGCCCTCATTGTGGCCTAAGCAAGTCATACCAGATATTTATTGTATGCCCACATTCCCATCCTGTGCTACCAATGCTGTTTATAACATCACCCTCAAGCGCACATTCACTGTCTAGACTTCgatgaattaataaattattaatattttatgaaactgGTTCCAGTAGTAACTCTAGATAAGGACATAAAACAgagtaataacaataaaaaacaaaacacggaaaaaaaggaaaaacagaatacaaaatctgAGGGCTGACACTTTTAAGAGTGTTGATTGGGGCCATGCAGTACACATATCATCTGACTCCATGTTTAATCCATTCTACCTTACCCTTCAATATGGACATTTGCTGGTTTTTATTAGTTATGTAGGTAGACATATTAAGGACAGATATGAAATTCATAAAATGGTTTATAGTGGAAAAAATCTGGAGCTTGGGGGACTCAGTTCTCATTTGAAATTACTAATCACATGCCTTTGGGCAAATCAACCTTTTtaggtctcagtttccctatccataaaatgaagaaatttactGTGATCTCTTGAGTAACCGCTACCTCTGATCCTATGGAAAGTACACGCATTGAACAAGCTGGATATTTATCCCGAATGCATTTAGTGGCATAAAGATGAGTGACAAGGAAGTTCAGCAAGAAAAGACAGGAAGTCCACAGGGTTTTCAGAAACTATTCAGTCTGTGACCTTACTCTGATAAAGAATCATTGGctttggctcagtcggttgagtgtctgactttggctcaggtcatgatctcacagcttgtgcattcaggccccgtgttggactctgtgctgacggctcgaagcctggaggctgcttcggattctgtgtctccctctctctctgctcttcccctgctcacactctgtctttctcaagaataaataaacattaaaaaaaatttttaaagaatcattggCTTTTAAAGTTCCTAGAGAAATGTCACTATCCCAGGGCTGAGACTGAGGGCTGTCACTATCCCAGGGGTCTGAGATGTTACCTCAGTGATGGACAGTGTGGCTGAAACTCAACCCTTTCTGAGAATTTACGTCTAGAgccccagggctgggagggaggagacaTCCCATCTGATTCTATTACATAAGATGTAATAGAATATTGAGGTCCCCTTGATTCCCACTGCAGTGGGGGAGAAACACTGCAGAAAGGAAATATCTTTCCTAAGTGGAAGGGTTTGAAAGTTCAGGTCAAAGTCAGAATATTACAGCAGGGAGCCATGCATATGTCACCTAGCACAATTTCctcatttcatacattttataaatgaggaaactgagatccaaCAAGGTTATATAGTACAGCCCAGTTTGTGTTTGGACAAGGCTAAGAATTAAGTTCCGGGGGTGGAAAGGGCCCATAAATTTGAGAATAAGAGACATGCCATTCATTGTGGTATTCTCCAGCTCCTAGTCCATTAATATTGATCACATGACCAACCAACTGACTGATCTgactgaatgaatgcatggatgaTATGTTCCTGCCTTGTGTTCCCTGGTAACCAGCTAGACCCACATGCCATCCATTCCAAACAGAGGATTATTTCATTGGAGATATGAGAGGGCTCTCTCCACTTGCTAAGAGAGTTTTCTTGACTGGCTGAGagacatttttcttccttgagtATTGCTTCCTCTTCGTTGATACTAACAGGATAAATATCAGAGCCCTTACAGGATGTGTGTGGTGTAGCACGACAGACAACTGGGGTTTCCTTTGATGTAACTGTGGATTTGACAGCATTAACAGAGGAAAGATTGGTAGTCAGATGCCCTGGTGTGTTGGTCCAGCAGTCGGGGAGAGCAGCCATTGCTCCTGTGATTGTGGAAGAGATACAATTGCAAGAGGTACCCAGTTCCACTGGAGAATCAAAACTAAACAGAGCTATTACTGGACGTTTCTTCTTCAGAATCCATGGTTTCACAACTTTCCTTCGACTGtgtcctgctgctgctgctgccactacTCACAAGTAAGTTTGGGCACGGGCTGTCACACCTGGATAGCGTGAGATAAAGATACAAAGACAGTCATTGTAATATTTGTAGTAGCAAGTTTGGTAGCAGCCTAAATAAATGCCCACTAGTGGGGGAGTAGGTAAATCAGTTTGTGATATCTTCATGATGCAAACAGTGAAGCTGACCAAACATAGTGATATGAAATGTCTCTAAGTTGAAACGTTAATTGAATAAAGCAAAGAACAGAATAACATGTATATTAGACTTCCATTTGTGGATGTGTGTTGTAGGGAATAACATGTATATTAGACTTCCATGTGGGAATACATGAATGGTACTTAATGTATAGACTCTGGGAAGGGGAACCAGAAaatgggaaggagcagggagagggagtacacttttcatatatcttttaaaaaaatttttaatgtttatttatttgagagagagagagagagagagagagagagagaacatgagtggggaaggggcagagagagaggaggacacagaatgtgaagcagtctcgaggctctgagctgtcagcacagagcctgatcgcagggcttgaattcacggactgtgtgatcaagacctgagccaaagtctgatgcttaactgatggagccacccaggagccctcataTACCTTTTTATACTGTTTAAATGTTTcactatatataatttattaatatatatatacttaaagaCAATTCATTTCAAACCTCAAAATAGCCTGTGGGTGGTTTCAAATATGCAAGCTTCTTATTTAGCCAGTAGTTTTTATTCATTATGTGCTGAgtgcttaaaaaaagagagagctttATGTTAACTGCCTTTCATCGATGAGCAGATGGGTGAGCTGTTTTACTAGTTAACAATGACTCATTTTCTGACTATCTGCCCAGCCCTCCGATGTTCACAGGGCTAGACCACAATTGTCTCTTAGGGCATTGGTTCTCAAAGTGAATTTCCAACCAGCTCTGTCAACAACTGGAAACCTGctagaaattcagatttttataccccaccccagacctatcGAAGTAGGAACTCTAGTGGTTGAGCCCAaccatctgtgttttaacaaggctttctggtgattctgatgctccTCCAGTCCGACAATCATTGTCATAATGGATCATCTTCCAAACAGGACAGCAGGActggtttcctttttattctgtatGGCATTACTTGCAGTTTTCTTGAAATGGACCAGCCTCACTCATTGCCTGGATCTTGCTCTCTTTACTTCTTTATTCAGGGTCTTTGGAAGTGGAATACGTAGTTGAAGTGGGTCAGAATGCTGTTCTGCCCTGCACCTACTCTCCAGCCACTCCTGAGAATCTTGTGCCTGTCTGCTGGGGCAAGGGATCCTGTCCTATGTTTGAATGTCATAGTATGGTGCTCAGCACAGATGGAAGGAACTTGAAATATCAGACATCCAACAGATACCAGCTAAAGAGGAATTTCCACAAAGGAGATGTGTCCTTGACTATAGAGAATGTGACTCTAGCTGACAGTGGGACCTATTGCTGCCGGATTCAATTCCCAGGCCTAATGAATGATAAAAAATCAAACCTGGAGTTGGTCATCAAACCAGGTGAGTGGAcctttgtgtgtcttctttatgaATAAAACTCACCTGCAGGTAATTAAATATACTGATTGGTCTCATTTCTGATCTCCCCAATTATAGCCCTGGGAGTGGGTCCCTAAGACCTAAAGTTTAACAGGCTCCACCGACAATGCCCAGCCACATTTAATTCCCTTCCTCTATTTTCAAACTCAGGGACAGGATCTGTAGAATGGGAGGAAAGGCCTAGATCAGTGGTTAAGAACCTGATTGCTCATTAGATCACCTGGAAAGCTTTTTAACACTTACATCTTCTTGGTCCCCACCCACAAACCAGAGAAATCGGCATTTCCGGAGGTAGAGCCCGAGTTCCGGGATTTTACGAAGTCTACCTTAGATGATTCTCCTCCCTGTGCAGtcaggattgagaaccactggactgtgtatgtgtggggtGGGTAGTGGCGGGGTACACGTGTTTGTACATTTTAAGATTTATACAGCATATAGTGTGTGGCTGATGAAGCTCAGTTTAAATCCAACTttgcctcttactagctgtgtaatcttgggcaagttatttaagctCTGTGGCCTCCTGTTCTATAAAACATGGCAATTCCTACTACACAGGCCATTGGAAGGATTTTATGAAGTGttttataaaaagcatttagCATGGCCATTTGTGTGGCTATTAGTTCTATTATTAACAACTAGACTGCGATGACGATGGCCGTTAACAGACCTCTGCCCAACATGTGAAGAGTCTCATACACTCTCAGTGAACACGTCCTGGTAGGTTTGGCAGTTGGGCATGtgcctttcttcatttgttgtgtttcatatttttttctgctgcCCCTTTGATTCCCCGAAAcaagctctctgctctcagagaaGTCTCATCCTTATATTGGTTTCTGACATTAGCCAAGGTCACCCCTGCTCGGCCTACACACAGAGACTTCGGTACAGCCTTTCCAAGAATGCTCACCACCAAGGGATATGGCTCAGGTAATTATACAAGTGGTGTAAGAGGAAGCCTTCTGGCATTTTCTGAGTTCGGAGGATTTTGAATATGGGAAAGAGATGAGAAATGGGTTTGAGTGGAGGTGTGAATGTTCCTATGCACCTGAGATAGTGTGTGTGGTGAGAGGGGTGGTGGGGACAAACCTGTGTTGGGAAAAAGGAGCGCTGAGCTAGGATTTGGAATTAGTCACAAGTAGCcctgtgacctgggctgaagcctTTCACTTCCCTGGACCTCACCTTCCTGTTCTGTTCAAGGAGAGGGTTCAGAATCTTTGGATTTTGTAACCTGGTAAAattcccactccctccccctaaaaaaagaattttggtaatatatgtattttgccaaataaggaaaaaattgcATTATTATCCATTATTGCAATAATAaaagacatgtttttaaattaaatacatttattctaaTGAAAAACTCATTACATTGCCATTATTTTCCAATTGACTCCCAGAATGGGGATGTTTTGTTATGAATCCATCCCAGTCCATGTTTGGGGTTGGATTAGGTGATTTCAAGGATCTCTTCTTACTGGAATGAAGCCCATCATCTTCCCTCAATTCCAACCTCAGAAGGAGCAGCTATATTCTTTAAGTAATTCAACAAGGACTTTTCCATGCTGCTCTGGAAGAGAAGATAGGATCAAAAGAGCAGACCTCAGGTCACATTGAGCAGGGAGATTAATCTTAAATGTCTCCTGTCAAAGTCCTGGTCTCTCTTATACTCTCTGGAGCTTAGTCTTCCATTCAGTAAT from Panthera uncia isolate 11264 chromosome A1 unlocalized genomic scaffold, Puncia_PCG_1.0 HiC_scaffold_17, whole genome shotgun sequence carries:
- the HAVCR2 gene encoding hepatitis A virus cellular receptor 2, translated to MVSQLSFDCVLLLLLPLLTRSLEVEYVVEVGQNAVLPCTYSPATPENLVPVCWGKGSCPMFECHSMVLSTDGRNLKYQTSNRYQLKRNFHKGDVSLTIENVTLADSGTYCCRIQFPGLMNDKKSNLELVIKPAKVTPARPTHRDFGTAFPRMLTTKGYGSETRTLEALHDKNQTQIPTLANELQDSAVTTRIGIYIGVGISAGLTLILIIAALILTWYSYSKEKLQNSSLVTLANVAPSGLANTVAEGMHSEENIYIIEENIYEIEDPYEYYCYVSSEQLS